DNA sequence from the Methylomonas albis genome:
AAAACCCAAGCCTGGCACCAAATCCCGCAGCGGCGTTTTCATTTGCAAATGATCGTCGGTGACGATGTAGAGTTGCAGCCTTTCCGGGCACTGCAACCCCGTTCGATAGCAGTGCGCCGTTTAACGCAGCATTTACAGGATTATTTTACTCAACAACGAGAACGCCATGAGCGAGATGGAAACTGAATTAAAACACCTGATTATCGACACGCTGGCGTTGGAAGATGTCGATGTCGCGGATATAGACAGCGATGCCGCGCTATTCAATGGCGGCTTGGGCCTGGACTCCATAGACGCGCTGGAACTGGGATTGGCGATACGCAAAAAGTATCAGGTAAAAATCGATGCCGAACAGGACGACGTGGTAAAAATCTTCGCCTCGGTGGCCACATTGGCCCACTATATAGAATCGGTTCGCCGTTGAAACCTGTATTAAAATCCTGACGAAACAATATGGTAGCGTTTTACCAATCTATTGTTACTGCGAAAAACTACAGACTTTATTCCGACCGCCATGTTTGGCTTGATACAAGCCTTTATCGGCCAGATTCAACAAATCACCGATGCTACTGCCTTCATCCGTGAGGGTGGCCACGCCAATTGACACCGTAAAGTAAAGCGCCTGACCGGACTCCACAATAATGGCGCTGCCGGCCACCACTGTTCTCAGTCGTTCCGCCACCTCAATAGCTTTTAGCAAACCGGTTTCCGGCAACAAAATCGCAAACTCTTCGCCGCCCATACGCCCGGGAATATCGATTTCCCGTAAAACCTCCACCAAAATGCAACCCAGTTTTTGCAAGGCGTGATCGCCCGCCGCATGACCGTAATTGTCGTTGACGGCTTTAAAATAATCGATATCCAGCATCAATACCGACAAGGGATTGCCGTAACGGCCACTGCGCGCCAATTCCGCTTCGCCCTGTTCCATGAAATAGCGGCGATTGGCAATGCCGGTCAGATAATCGATGCGCGCCTGGCGCTCCAACTCCGCTTGCAGGGCTTTGCGTTCGCTGATGTCGCGCACGAACGCACAGTTATATTCCAGGCCTTCGAAAACCAGATAATTCGCAGCCACTTCCACCGGAATTTCTCGGCCGTCTTTACATCGATGCAAGGTTTCCAGCTTCAACGAACCCTTTTGCTTCAGTTCCTGCCAATGCACTGACCAATGCTCGGCCTGTAAAGACGGATCGATATCCGTGACCGAAAAAGCTAGTAACTCTTCTCGGCTGTAGCCCAATACTTGGCAGGCGGTATTGTTAACAAATTGCAGCTTGGCGTCGGCAGCTATCCAGTACAAACATTCGGTGGCTCTATCAACCGAAAACTGCGTCAAATGCAACGCTTTTTCAGCGTGCTTACGTTCAGTAACGTCGTTGTATATCGAGACAATTTCGCCACCCGGCAATTTATATACATAATTTTCCCGCCAGCCTTGAATCCGCTCGTCGCGATAAAACGCTGGTGGAAAAGCTTCCGGCGCTCCGGTTTTAGCTACCCGCCGCAACACATCCAGCAAGCCGAACTCGAATACACCTGGAAACATCTCGGTGAGCTTTTTACCGATCAACTGTTTACGGGTAATTTTTTCAATCTGCTCGGCGGCCTTGTTGAAGCCGATAATAATGAAGTCCCGGCCATCTTCACTGACTCGGTATACCGCCACCCCGCTGCTCATATTCTTGAACAAGGCCGACAAACGCGCCTCACTAGCGGCCAAGGCACGTTTTTCGAACAGCAACTGCTGATTGTTTTGAATCAACTGCTCGGCTCGCTCTTCGACGCGCCGATTCAGTTCGTTATTTAGCGCCGCCAATTCCGCCACGGCCTGTTTTTGCTTTAAACGGTCCGCGCCGTGCTTGGCAAAGGATTGCGCGAGTTGCGCGTACATTTTGGTGATGGTTTCCAGCCGTTGCCGCGGTATGACGGGCACTTTGGCAATGCTTTGCAAATAACTGTTTTCTTCAAACCCGCAACGCCGGGCTCGGCCGCGAAAAAACTCCAGATCGGGCGGCTCGATAAAACATTGGCCGGTAAAGATATTGGCGACGTGTTGGCCGTCAACAATAATCGGCATGGCCGAATCCACCAGACCGTTCAGGCATTTATAGATCGCAAATGTGTCGCCATGCAGCATACTCTCAGCCAAGGCCGTATCGCTTTCTATGCAGTTGCTACAAGTGTCGTGATTGACCCGATGAAATTTCAGGCAGGCATCTTGCCAACCGGCGTTGGTAATAACGATGCCATCGGTGTCGATAATAGCGTTTGCTATGCCGATCACCTGATGCAAGTCGTCCATCAGCGTTTGCAGACTGGCAAGATCGACAAGTTGGGCGTATTTGATGGTGTTTTCGGACATCGGCTGGTCTGGAATCGAGCAATTAAGTTAACAGTCTGACGTTAGGATTGATAATAGCAGCATTCCGCTGAAGCGAAACTTTAAAACGCTGGATTTTGGCTAGCGACGAATGCGCTCCAAGCAGTATTCGTATGGCATTAACGCGAATGACTGCTTAGCAAGCACGCTATGGCGACCAAGCCCGACCGCTCACCAACTGGCAAAGCACGGTCCGGCGGCAGTAATTACCTCGCGGCGATCCGGACAAGAATTTCAAGAAACCGCCGAACGCGTCGCAGGGCGGATAAGCAACTGGAAATTACATTACTAAAAGATCGATAGTTTCTGTTGTTTAGGCCTAGCTTGGAAATATCGATTGAGTTTAAAGAAAACAAAATAACTAAAGTTTATTCGTATACGGCAAACGTAATGCCATAACCCAAAGAGATAAGGCATGAGTGCGGAAAAAATACAAATTGGAATTCACCCGTAACTCGATAACGTGAGCAGCACGTAGCCTCGATGCAATCGAGGTTTCAAAGCAAGGCTCTATCGGACTACCACGCTAGCCACACGGGATGGCGCTTCGCTTATCCTTCCTACGGCCCTATGCATAAATCAGTAAAATACAAAAAATCACAAGTGTGATAATAACTTTATATAATTTTTTGCTTAAAAATTTTCTTGTCAATCCCCCAGTCAATATTCCGAAACTATATGTTAAAAGCATAACAGGCCCCAAAAATGCCACTACTAAACCCAAACCTCCCGCCAGTGATGGAGAGCCTTCGTCGCCATGAGCACTGAAAAAGATATAGCTAAATACTCCCAGTAACCCTGAAATTGTTAACACGGCTCCAGATTTTGGCTTAAACAGCAATCCAACAAAGTAACCCAAAATTAACGAACAGATTGATATTAGTGTTGTAAACATATTCTTAGTGAATTTGCCGTATCTCGATAAACCCGAGGGAGAATAGGGCCACAAACCCGAATAGCAAAGCGTAATCGGACGAATGTGGTTTTAACCGACCCGACCACACTAAATGTTTGGGACAACACCACAACCTCAGCCTTTTTCAACGACTTGCTGAGCGGCATATAAACTCGATAGCATGCGCAATACCATCCGCCATTCAAGCATTAGGATTCGCGATCCATTTCCCCAGCAACAACATAGCCGCAAAGATATTGTTAACCAACCATCTCCAAAACTCCCGGCAACACCACAACCTCCGCCTTTTTCAACGACTTACTCAGCAACATATAAGTATCCCGATCAAAGGCCGGAACGCCGGCCTGTAATAGCTCGGCTATCTCCGCTTCGTTTTTGGCTGTGCCCAGATAACACCAGCGATCAATCACATGCAGATCCTCGCCTTCTCGGACGCCAATCGCGCCCGGATACGGCCAGACGGCGAGTTTGAGTTTTTGCATGGCGATCAATAGCCGCGTGGCATGTGCCAACGGAGCCTCCATACCCACGCAGGCACCTCGGCATTTTTTCAACTGATGGGCAAAACAGGGCCGGCCGGCGGCGGTTTTCTCCAGGCCCAACACGCCCAGACACAGACCATGCTGCTCGGCGACACTACGTAGGGCTTTTTGGGCGTCGCGCAGGCAGTGATACAAACCGTAGAGATTGTCCTGCGCGCCAAAATCCAGATGGTCTGCCCAGGTCAACATCGGCCGTAGATGTTCGCCCTGTTGTTGCAATTGCCAGGCGCACAATGCGCTTTTTCGGCGCAAGCGCTGGTTATGTACCGGCATCATTTCTTTGATTAATTTAGACTCGGTCAGTAGCGCACCCAACTCGCCAGCGGTTTCGATCCAATCGATGCGCCGCAGTTGCTGGGCCAAGCTCATTTCCTTGTTGTTCTTATGATCGGCGCCGAAATGCGCCAATACCCGGTTACGAATATTCACGCTTTTGCCGATGTACAAGGGCAAGTCGTTCTCACCGTAAAACAAATAGACGCCTGGCGCTTCCGGCAAGTCGTGAATCAATAAGGGATCGATATTGGACGGCAAGCTGGAACGACCGACCAAACGCTGAACGACGGCATCAACGATCTCGTCGGAAAATTGTTCGTAGGCCTGGGTCCAAAACTGGTGAATCAATTGCGCGTCGGCCAAGGCCCGGTGCCGGTCTTTGGCCTGCAAACCATGCCGTTCAATGAGGCTATCCAGGTTATGCCGATGAAAATGCGGGTACAAAGCCCGTGACAGTTTGACGGTACACAATACTTGCGGCCTAAACGTAATCCCCACCCGGCTAAACTCGTTCTTCAAAAAACTGTAATCGAAACGGGCGTTATGGGCGATGAATAAGCGCCCTTCCAACAATTCCGCCACTTCGCCGCCCACTTGCGCAAAACTGGGTGCGTCCGCGACCATCTCATTGCTGATGCCGGTCAATTGTTCGATAAACAACGGAATACGGGCTTGCGGGTGCACTAATTGGTTCCACTCCCTTACACCGTCCTCGTCGACTAGGACGATGCCTATTTCGGTGATGCGGTCTTTGGTCGCTGAGGCGCCGGTGGTTTCCAGGTCCACAAAGGCCAAAGCTTGCATGGTGGCATTCAGGATGCAGCCTCCAACGGCTCAGCCCAATCGGTCGGACAGCTGCACATCACGTTGCGGTCGCCGTAAACGTTGTCGATACGGCCCACCGGCGGCCAGTATTTATCGTCATGCTGATGACTGTCCGGGAAGAAAGCTTTTTGCCGGGAATACGGCAACATCCATTCTTCCAATAGCAGCCGATGGGTATGTGGCGCATTGTGCAGCACATTGTTCTGGCAGTCTGCCTGGCCGTCTTCGATCTCTTGAATTTCTTGCCGAATCGCTATTAGGGTTGCGCAAAAGCGGTCGATCTCGGTTTTATTCTCGCTCTCGGTGGGTTCTATCATCAAGGTATCGGCCACCGGAAACGATACGGTCGGGGCGTGGAAACCGTAATCGATCAGGCGCTTGGCAATGTCCTCAACCGTGACATTGGCGGTTTTACGAAATTGATGGCAATCGATAATGCATTCATGCGCCACCCAGCCGTTGGCATCGGTATACAGAATCGGATAATGCGGCGCCAGACGGCGGGCCACATAATTGGCGTTCATGATCGCAGCCAAGGTCGCCCGGCGCAGACCGGTCGCGCCCATCATGGCGATATATGCCCAAGAAATTGTCAAAATGCTGGCCGAGCCCCACGGCGCCGCCGACACGGTGCCGACCGTGCCATGCTCGCCCTTGGCCGGGTTGACGCCTTCCACCAAAGGATGATCCGGCAGAAACGGCGCCAAGTGCGCACCGACACCTATCGGCCCGACTCCGGGACCGCCGCCGCCATGCGGGATGCAAAAAGTTTTGTGCAAATTCAAATGCGCCACGTCCGCACCGATCTTGCCGGGCCGGCTGAGACCGACTAAGGCGTTGAAATTGGCGCCGTCCATATACACCTGGCCGCCGTGTTGATGGACGACGTCGCAAATCTCGCGAAAGGCTTGTTCGTAAACGCCGTGGGTGGACGGATAGGTAATCATCAGCGCCGCCAGCGTATCTTTGTATTGCAGGGCCTTAGCGCGCAAATCCTCGACGCTGACATTGCCTTGGGCGTCGCAGGCCACCACCACCACGGTCAAGCCGGCCAAGGTGGCACTGGCCGGATTGGTGCCGTGCGCGGACGCCGGAATCAGGCAAATATCGCGTTGCCCCTGGCCGTTGACTTGATGATATTTACGTATCACCAGCAGGCCGGTGTACTCGCCTTGCGAGCCGGCATTGGGTTGCAGGGAAAACGCATCGAAGCCGGTTAAATCGCACAGCATATCTTCCAGCTCCGCGAATAATTGCTGATAACCTTGGGCTTGATACAGCGGCGCAAACGGGTGCATCGAATTGAATTCGTAGAACGAAATGGCTTGCATCTCAGTCGCGGCGTTCAGTTTCATGGTGCACGAGCCTAGCGGGATCATCGCCCTATCCAAAGCAATATCGCGGCGCGCCAGCCGGCGCATGTAGCGCATCATCTCGGTTTCCGAGTGATACAAACTAAACACCGGGTTCTGCAAAATTACATCGTTGCGCAACAGCGCATCCGGGATGCATTCATTCAAGGATGCATCCAGCACGGCAATGTCCGGCAGTTCGGCAATCGGCGAAGCGAACACCTGCCATAAGGTGCGTAAATGCTCGCGGTTAGTGGTTTCATCCAGGGCAATACCCAGGGTATCGGCATCGATAATGCGTAGATTGATATTCACGTCAGCCGCCTGCGCGGCGATGCGCCGGGCGCGATTCGGCGCGCTAACCAGCACGGTATCGAAATAACACTGGCTCAGCACCTGATGGCCGCTTTGCACCAGACCCGCCGCCAGAATCTGTGCATAGCGATGTACCCGGCCGGCAATCATCCGCAGACCTTCCGCACCATGATAAATCGCGTAAAAACCGGCGATCACCGCCAGCAACACCTGTGACGTACAGATATTGCTGGTGGCCTTGTCGCGGCGAATGTGCTGCTCGCGGGTCTGCAAGGCCATCCGTAAGGCGATCTGGCCGTGGCTATCCTTGGAAACGCCGATCAAACGGCCCGGCATCGATCGTTTGAATTCGTCGCGCGTGGCAAAAAAAGCCGCGTGCGGACCGCCGTAACCCATCGGCACGCCAAAACGCTGGGCGCTGCCTACCGCAATGTCGGCATCGAAAGCGGCCGGCGGTTTCAGCAAGACCAGGCTCAACAGATCCGCAGCTACCGTGACCAGCGCTTGTTTGCCATGCGCAAGCGCGGTCGCCTCGGTCAGATCGCGAATCTCGCCGCTGGAACCGGGGTATTGCAGAATCAAGGCAAAGAAATCGTGTTGCGCCAGATTGTCGAACGGATCGGCGACCACCACTTCATAGCCCAAGGAACCGGCGCGGGTCCGCACCACGGCGATGGTTTGCGGATGGCAATTTTTGTCGATCAACACGGTATTGGATGGGCTTTTGGCCAGGCGCCTCGACATGGTCATCGCTTCCGCCGCCGCAGTCGCTTCGTCCAATAACGACGCGTTGGCGATGTCCATGCCGGTTAAATCGATGATCATTTGCTGAAAATTCAACAAAGCCTCCAGCCGGCCCTGCCCTACTTCGGCCTGATACGGCGTATAGGCGGTGTACCAGCCGGGGTTTTCCAGCACGTTACGCTTGATCACGGCCGGCATGATGGTGTCGTAGTAACCCATGCCTATCATCGACACCAGCACCTTGTTACGCTCGCGCATTTTGCGCAAGTACTTGATCACTGCCCGCTCGCTGATGGTGCCGGTGAGTTTCAGCGGTTCGTGATTCAAAATATTGGCAGGAATGACTTGGCCGACAATCTGTTCCAGATCACTCAAGCCCAGTTCGGCCAGCATCTCCTGGGTCTGTTGCGGGTTGGGACCGATATGGCGCTGGATGAAATTTCCGCGCATTTCCAGTTGGTCGAGACGGGGGTGTTTTGCAGACATGGCTTTATGTTCTCAAGTAGCGGTGTGGAACGAAAGGTAGCGAGGTGACCGTGACCAGTATCGGCGAGTTCCGCACCAGCGCCGTCAATACCGTACCATTTGCGGCAAACCGGCCATCCAGGAGTGCCATCGCCACCGGCCGGTTCAGACTGGGCGAAAAACTGCCGCTGGTCACCGTGCCGACTGCTTGGTCTTGATGATATATCCGGCAACCATCCCGCACCGGGATGCGGCCTTCCACCAGCAAACCAACGCGCACTCGCTCAGGGCCATTTTGCCATTGCGCCAGTATTTTTTCGGCGCCGGGAAAATCGCTATGGCCTTTTTTGAATAACCATTGCAAGCGCGCTTCTATCGGCGTAATGGTTTCGTTAAGTTCATGGCCGTACAGGCAAAGGCCGGCTTCCAACCGTAGGGTGTCACGAGCCCCCAAACCTATCGGCTCGACACCGGCTTCCGCCAACAGCAAACCCGCGATTCGTTCCGCTGCGGCTTGTGGCAGGGAAATCTCGAAGCCGTCTTCGCCAGTGTAGCCGCTGCGACTAATAGTGCATGCCACCCCGGCTATTTCGGCTGCACAAGCCTGCATAAATGTCAGACCGGCAGCCTCAGCCGAAAACTTGGTCATCACTGATGCGGCACTCGGCCCTTGTAAGGCCAACAAGGCCAACTCGCTTAGTTCCTCAAACCCGCAATCGGCTGGTAACCGGCTACGCAGATAGGCAAAATCTTTGTCTTTGCAACCGGCATTGACGATGATAGCCAAGCCCGAGGCAATGCGGGTGACGATAATGTCGTCTATCACGCCACCCTCGGCATGGGTCAATACCGTGTATTTCTGCGCACCGAGTTTTAAATCGACGATACCGCCGGGCGTGAGTTTTTCCAGGGCTTCGGCCGCACCTTCGCCGATTACCCGGCACTGACCCATATGCGAAATATCGAAAAAACCGGCCTGACTGCGGCAGTGCAAATGCTCATGAATAATGCCGTTTTTGTATTGCACCGGCATTTGGTAGCCGGCAAATGTGGTCATCTTGGCAGCCAATTGCCGATGTAAATCGTACAAGGGCGTTTGCTTTGAACTAGTCACCATTGCCATCCTATACTGTTAGTAGTTTTGCTAAGTCTAGCCCCGGAACGCAGTCCGACCAACCTAAGTTTTTGCCGGAAAAAGAGTGACGGCATTTAACTATGCCGACCACTAGATTCTAAGTAAGCATTTTATTTTTAAATCAGCCATTTTTATTGGCTTATAGCTTTATTGCCTTTACCCCCACAATGCCGATTTAACAGCATTAGCAATAAATATGAAAAAATAGCAGCCTGGATAGAAAAACCGTTTTCCTTACAAAGGCGGCATACATAACCCAGGCTTCAATCGCGAATCAAATTTAGATAGGCCGCGTGTGGCAGCAGATAGACAGGACTGGGCGAAATAGACACGCTGGCCTTGCCCGCAGCATCGACCGCTAGCTCGCGAACTTGCCCGACTACATCCACCAACACCCAGGCTTGTTGGGGATCTAACTGCATAGTCCAAGCGCTGCTGGTTTCGTCTGAGCGCCAGATCATCAAGGTGTCGCCAAAATAAGCTGCCTGAATGTTCGCGTCCTTGGCATCGACAGCGCGGTAAGGCAAACCGTCGATCAACGCGCTGGCGGTATATAGCGCGGCTTCGCCGGGTTTGTGGCCCAGCGAATAATCCCAGATTCGGCCATAAGCTTGGTCATATTCATGGGCGATACAAAACGCCACGCCCAGATAATCCTTGCGGCTGTTGATCCAGGCAATGATTTTCGCCACCTGCTCCGCCTGCCAGCGTCGACCGCTAAAACCGTGCATGGCTTTGGCACCGGTTTCGCCTAGCCAGAACGGCAATTTGTTGGTTTTGCCTAAACCGGCATAAGCGGCCAGCACGCCACGCTCGTCTTCTGTGGAGCCATTACCGATTGGGCCGCCAAAACGTGGCGGCTGTTGCGGATAGGCATGTACGTCCCAAGCATCCTGATAATTATCCAAACCCAGTTGCAACACTTGCTTGAACCAATCGCCCTCGCCCGGCCTGACCAGGCTGCCGCCCACGTAATGTGCATCGTTACGGGCTTGATGAGCCTGCTGATATTCCCATTTGGCCCGTTCGACCCAATGCGCCGGCTCGCGCAGCTTTTGCCAGTCGGCTTCTTGGCGAATGTCTATTTCGTTCGTGGCTTTAAAATAGCGGGTGTAAGCGGCCGCAGAATTGATAAAGTGTTGGCCGTCAGTAGGCTTGTCGTTCAACCAATTGCTGTCGCCTGAGGAATCGGCAAATACCTGCACGCCGCGCTGTTTGGCTTGTTCCCACAGTGGCTTATATTCGGGATCAAAACCCGGATAGCTACCGTAGCTTCTGAAAATCCCCATCCGTTCCAGCCAAGCAAAATAACCACCAGACTGCCTGAAACTTTTGTCCCCGTCGGCCAGCGCGTAGTAATCGTTATTCCAAAGCTTCTTTTGCGCCAGCCGTTGCTTTTGGGCGACGTTACCGCCGACCACACTAAAACCGTCGGCTGGATAATGCATAATCAAGCGGCCGTCGGTCCTATACAAGGACGGATAGACCGCGTAATAGCCCGGCTCAAGAAGCTTGCCAAAATCGGCTTCAATCTGACCGGGAAAAGTATCGCTGACTTCCCGTTCGGCGACCTGTTTGCCGCTGTAATCCACCAGGCGCAGACGGCATTTTGCCGGAAAGCGCAGTAGCGGCGCCGCTAAAGTCGTTTCTTCCAAAATCGGCTGCCAGCGTAAATCCAGCTTTAACTTCACCGTATCGCCCGAATGCGGCAGGTTGGCCGGCGCATCGACAAATATCAAGGGCCGCAATTGGGCGGCAATGCCTTGCAAAGCCGGATCGGCGTCAGGATCAGCGACTTGGGTTTTCAAACCTTCCAGGGGGCGACCGGCCGGATCGGTAAATAAACCGGAGAAATAAAAGCGCTCGCCTTGCTCATGTTGCATCACCAATTTAACTAACAGACTATGCCAACCGGGGGAGAGATTTAGTGTCGCCACTTGCGCTTGCTCCGAGCGTTCGGCTGTGGCGCTCACCAACAAACCTTCCGGGGTCACACCGTGCAATAAGGCTTTAGCCTGAATACCAATAGGCTTGCTGAAACCGGCCGGCGGCGTTGGATTGCTAGTGAACGTAAAAGACCGGCCATCCAGCCAACCCGCAGATTTGATACCGGATTGTTTTAGATGTAACAGAGCAGACCGGGATTGGTCGGTATACAAATACAGCTGGGCATAGCCGCTGCCCCGCGCCCAACCGTAAGCATGCTGGGTGCTGGCTTCAATGTCGGTTTCGCCGTTAGCCTGGGTCGGTGCGATGCGCCAATTGCGCATTTTGCCGCCCATCATTTCCAAACTTAGGTAGGGTTGCTCGGGATTGGGCCGTAAGATGGTTTCCGTATCCAGGCCAGACACCGATGCGCCGGCCGGGCCGTCTTGCAAACCGCCGACCAGCCAAGCAGCCGGCACACCGTTGTTTAGCGGTGTTGGCGACGCGGGAGCAACTGGAGCGGGTT
Encoded proteins:
- a CDS encoding phosphopantetheine-binding protein; its protein translation is METELKHLIIDTLALEDVDVADIDSDAALFNGGLGLDSIDALELGLAIRKKYQVKIDAEQDDVVKIFASVATLAHYIESVRR
- a CDS encoding diguanylate cyclase: MSENTIKYAQLVDLASLQTLMDDLHQVIGIANAIIDTDGIVITNAGWQDACLKFHRVNHDTCSNCIESDTALAESMLHGDTFAIYKCLNGLVDSAMPIIVDGQHVANIFTGQCFIEPPDLEFFRGRARRCGFEENSYLQSIAKVPVIPRQRLETITKMYAQLAQSFAKHGADRLKQKQAVAELAALNNELNRRVEERAEQLIQNNQQLLFEKRALAASEARLSALFKNMSSGVAVYRVSEDGRDFIIIGFNKAAEQIEKITRKQLIGKKLTEMFPGVFEFGLLDVLRRVAKTGAPEAFPPAFYRDERIQGWRENYVYKLPGGEIVSIYNDVTERKHAEKALHLTQFSVDRATECLYWIAADAKLQFVNNTACQVLGYSREELLAFSVTDIDPSLQAEHWSVHWQELKQKGSLKLETLHRCKDGREIPVEVAANYLVFEGLEYNCAFVRDISERKALQAELERQARIDYLTGIANRRYFMEQGEAELARSGRYGNPLSVLMLDIDYFKAVNDNYGHAAGDHALQKLGCILVEVLREIDIPGRMGGEEFAILLPETGLLKAIEVAERLRTVVAGSAIIVESGQALYFTVSIGVATLTDEGSSIGDLLNLADKGLYQAKHGGRNKVCSFSQ
- a CDS encoding 3'-5' exonuclease family protein, producing MQALAFVDLETTGASATKDRITEIGIVLVDEDGVREWNQLVHPQARIPLFIEQLTGISNEMVADAPSFAQVGGEVAELLEGRLFIAHNARFDYSFLKNEFSRVGITFRPQVLCTVKLSRALYPHFHRHNLDSLIERHGLQAKDRHRALADAQLIHQFWTQAYEQFSDEIVDAVVQRLVGRSSLPSNIDPLLIHDLPEAPGVYLFYGENDLPLYIGKSVNIRNRVLAHFGADHKNNKEMSLAQQLRRIDWIETAGELGALLTESKLIKEMMPVHNQRLRRKSALCAWQLQQQGEHLRPMLTWADHLDFGAQDNLYGLYHCLRDAQKALRSVAEQHGLCLGVLGLEKTAAGRPCFAHQLKKCRGACVGMEAPLAHATRLLIAMQKLKLAVWPYPGAIGVREGEDLHVIDRWCYLGTAKNEAEIAELLQAGVPAFDRDTYMLLSKSLKKAEVVVLPGVLEMVG
- the gcvP gene encoding aminomethyl-transferring glycine dehydrogenase, producing MSAKHPRLDQLEMRGNFIQRHIGPNPQQTQEMLAELGLSDLEQIVGQVIPANILNHEPLKLTGTISERAVIKYLRKMRERNKVLVSMIGMGYYDTIMPAVIKRNVLENPGWYTAYTPYQAEVGQGRLEALLNFQQMIIDLTGMDIANASLLDEATAAAEAMTMSRRLAKSPSNTVLIDKNCHPQTIAVVRTRAGSLGYEVVVADPFDNLAQHDFFALILQYPGSSGEIRDLTEATALAHGKQALVTVAADLLSLVLLKPPAAFDADIAVGSAQRFGVPMGYGGPHAAFFATRDEFKRSMPGRLIGVSKDSHGQIALRMALQTREQHIRRDKATSNICTSQVLLAVIAGFYAIYHGAEGLRMIAGRVHRYAQILAAGLVQSGHQVLSQCYFDTVLVSAPNRARRIAAQAADVNINLRIIDADTLGIALDETTNREHLRTLWQVFASPIAELPDIAVLDASLNECIPDALLRNDVILQNPVFSLYHSETEMMRYMRRLARRDIALDRAMIPLGSCTMKLNAATEMQAISFYEFNSMHPFAPLYQAQGYQQLFAELEDMLCDLTGFDAFSLQPNAGSQGEYTGLLVIRKYHQVNGQGQRDICLIPASAHGTNPASATLAGLTVVVVACDAQGNVSVEDLRAKALQYKDTLAALMITYPSTHGVYEQAFREICDVVHQHGGQVYMDGANFNALVGLSRPGKIGADVAHLNLHKTFCIPHGGGGPGVGPIGVGAHLAPFLPDHPLVEGVNPAKGEHGTVGTVSAAPWGSASILTISWAYIAMMGATGLRRATLAAIMNANYVARRLAPHYPILYTDANGWVAHECIIDCHQFRKTANVTVEDIAKRLIDYGFHAPTVSFPVADTLMIEPTESENKTEIDRFCATLIAIRQEIQEIEDGQADCQNNVLHNAPHTHRLLLEEWMLPYSRQKAFFPDSHQHDDKYWPPVGRIDNVYGDRNVMCSCPTDWAEPLEAAS
- the gcvT gene encoding glycine cleavage system aminomethyltransferase GcvT; protein product: MVTSSKQTPLYDLHRQLAAKMTTFAGYQMPVQYKNGIIHEHLHCRSQAGFFDISHMGQCRVIGEGAAEALEKLTPGGIVDLKLGAQKYTVLTHAEGGVIDDIIVTRIASGLAIIVNAGCKDKDFAYLRSRLPADCGFEELSELALLALQGPSAASVMTKFSAEAAGLTFMQACAAEIAGVACTISRSGYTGEDGFEISLPQAAAERIAGLLLAEAGVEPIGLGARDTLRLEAGLCLYGHELNETITPIEARLQWLFKKGHSDFPGAEKILAQWQNGPERVRVGLLVEGRIPVRDGCRIYHQDQAVGTVTSGSFSPSLNRPVAMALLDGRFAANGTVLTALVRNSPILVTVTSLPFVPHRYLRT